The Epinephelus fuscoguttatus linkage group LG19, E.fuscoguttatus.final_Chr_v1 genome contains the following window.
GCATAACAAAAGTTCTGCTAAAAGTGTTAGGTCTTGCCATTTTTGTGGGAAGGGATTCCAGTACATCGGCCCTTTGATGAAGCACATAAGAACACACCAGCAGGAAAATGATTGCACTGCTTGTGGGAAAACGTGCCGGTCTGCACTGGAACTCATTAATCATGTGAAAAgtgaacacaaaaacatacacgTCTGTCACGTTTGTGGCAAGTGTTTTCACAGTCGCCGTTCTTGCGGGTTGCATGAAAGAATGCActcaaacaagcaaacaagtgTCAAGAACGTGGCAAGGCATTTCACTGCAGAGGGCACCTGACTGTGCATGAGAGGACCCATACTGGGGAGAAACCATATGAATGTGATATATGTGGAATAGCATTCAGCCAGAGCCAGAACCTTAAGATTCATAAAAGAAGTCATTCAGGTGAGAGACCGTATCCTTGTGACCTGTGTGGCAAAAGGTTTTATAGTAGAGGCCAACTCGCAACACACAAGAAACACCATTAAGAAGAAGAAACGTAGCCATGTGATACTGGTGGTAAATGTTTTAGCCAAAGGCCACAGATGACTAGACCAAGGACCACTGTGAAAGATACACCTCAAAGTTAAACACAAAGGCCGTCAGTGGCCTGAGTTCCTATCAGTTGTCCTCTTCTATTGGCCCAAAACCTTGTTGctaattttgtactttgtgttctatttttggttaaataaatccttttttaaaaacccaTCAGTGACTCCTCATGACTGCCAGCTCCGTCCCTAACATGGGCTTTTAGCTGTTTGAAATTCAGTCGTCTTGTTGAACTGCCTTTCAAATCGTACATGCTAtctgtgaccacacacacattggaTATAGAAGTATGAGGCGTATTTTGGTTGACGAAATGCAAAGACATTTAACTTTACAGTATTCATTTAaagtagcctattaatttaaaGACAGACTAAAGAATGGATAAAGTGCAAGCCAGTGGAAATGTTTTGACCATAAACTGTCTAAAAAAATGGATATGGCTACCATGACATCATTCATTGGattgtggactcctgttctgaagccacaagttcagcatttcagctgtcaccatcttggttttatgGAGCCAGTAGTGatcatatttggacgagaggcgtgggggggggggatctTTAAGCTTTGAGAAAAAGTAAATGAATGAACATACAtattaaaaccattttttgtaccaggctgacGTTTATTTCTGCCTTAAAGTTGGGTGGGCAACATGAATGTCTCTAGGGATTTACTCACTTCttgagccagtctcaagtggccattcacagaactgcagtttttggctcttggtgttggcttcattttcagctaCGGAGGTTGagtcttgttttttgtttgtttgtttcagttaaGATACGATGTCTtctgggccctatttcagaaagcaggtaTAGCAAACTCTGTGCCTAATTGTGATCTCTGTGTTGACTGAGCTTGAGCTGGGTTCCACAGCAGCGGATCAGAAACGGCTCAATCAGCCctgagtatgttcagcctgaggGAAGCGCCGTCATGGTGAGCGCCAAAAGCATCACCAGTGGAATGCAGATGACTTGATTTTCAATGGCAGGAAGCAGAGTTAAAAGCAGAGCCATATATTTTATCCTAACTGAATTGGAGCTTTTAATGACTGTGTATGTGGACTTAGaacatatcttaaaaaaaaaaaaaaatcgaatgtGGCAGCTGCAGCCAAACAGCTTGAGGTGGGATGGGAAAAGACTGCAGAGCTTGTTAATAGGTGATGTGTAGTGACATTATGTAATgggatgcattaatgtgtattaACAGTGTTCATGTATTTGAATATAATTTGCAACATCTTCTTATTCACCTGTAATCTGATTGAGCCCAAACACACTGGGCAGCaactcaaaatcaaacacaaaaatattgcacagACTGGTAAGAAATTTTGCTTATCCTTGATTCATTCTTGCAATATTAGGCTGAGGTTAATTGAATTGCTGAATTGCTGGCGTCTTTATTCTCAGATGGAGCTACAATGGGGATGTGAGTCCCATAACTaagttttttaatctttaaatataTGAAAAGTATTCATAAATCATTGCATCATGTGTCCATGTAGATTAATTTCTTGGGACTAATTTCTtattaacactgacaaacctgcaaTTCTGTGGAATTCCTCTTTGATAATCTGTTCTGATTTATGCACagggaaaaccacaaaaacaggcaaaagtcttttcagagccagagtcaCTTTTCTTACAGCCCGACAAATCGTTGCCTcgttgatgtgttcagtgtctctgatgttataaagaaaactgcTGCTGCCAAAGAATCGGAAGGGCAATGCATAACATTTTCTTGAATGATAATGCAAATCCATGATGTGTATTATTTGATATATCTGGGAGGAGAAGATTGTTAAGATAAATGAAACGGTATCCTTCATATAGACACTCTTCTGTGAACAATAAGACATCCAAACAGGCTCTGATCACCATCTCTTCACACAACAGCCTCTGAATAATTTGTGCCTCAATATCCACAACTTTATTCACAAAAGCACACGCCGTGTCTCTCCTTCCTGCTATACACTCAGCAGGGGATCAGCCTCAGGCTTTGATGAAGCAAACCTGGAGtatgttgccatagtaactgactcagggttacgctgaactggctttgtgaaaCTGAAAACTCAgcgtttccctcatctcaggcttAATATACTCAGAGTTGTCACTACTCAAGCTTTCAGAAATAGAGCCCTGCTCATCCAATAGTAATTAGTGTTCTCTTGCACATTCAGATACAGAGTTATaattacaaaaatgttaaacttaTGCTACCAATTGTAAGCAAATTACTATATTATTGTTAATATACAGTTTTTATAACTATACTATAGTCCTACTTTTTGTTGACTTAAGTTTCTGATTATTTAGGGTGAATTTCGATGGTGTCTTTGCTATTTTATTTCCTATATACATCCTTAAGTGTCTTGGGGTTGTGATTGATGCGGTTGGCTTTTACTCTGAAAGATTGAAACCGGAAGTCAATGCAGCTGCTAGCGGAAGTGGTCTGATGGCTTTGAGCGTCAATTAATCTCGCTGCTATCAAGCTACTATTGTTGATACTTTTGTTCCGTCACCGGAGACATGGACACCAAAATGATAAAGCTGAGGTTGTTTATTCACCAGCGGCTGTACTCAGCGGCAGAAGAGATCCTCGGAGAGGTGGAGAAAACTATAACGTCGGCTTTGTGCCAACCTGAAGTTAGTGGGTCTGAAGAGGAGGCTGGAAGACACCAGCGTGACATCCAGCGAAAGAAAGCAGGTGTGGGCCTCAGGTTAAATGTTGTCTAGATGCGTTTTGATCTCACGGTACCATATCAATCTGTATGTTTATCTAGTTGTGTAATAGTAATGGTAGGAATTTGGTCCATAGCTGATGGTGAAGTTTGCTGCCTGGGTACAGACCTGGGAATCAATCCGCTCCTCCCACCTTTGTCTCCTGTCAGGAAACGGTGTTGACGAATGGTCCTCCATCCTTTGCATCTCTCACTGTTGTGAAAGCATGTTTGAGATTTAGGTAAAGCCTTAATGCTACAGGCTGTCAAACCTTTGTTCTATTTCAGACAATGGAAAAAGGGGTGTTTCAGTGTGGTTTTCAAAACTAGATAGGATTGCGTTTATTGATGATTGATGGGTTGATTGTTTTCTCATTGATCAATTGGTTGTTTGGTTCATGAAATGTCACATAATGGTGAAAAATTTCAGTTTTTTCCCAAAGCCGAGGATGATGTCCTCaggtgtcttgttttgtccacaacacAATggtattcagtttactgtcacagaggagtaaagaaacaatTGATGCATGTTTTTACTGACAAAATAtcaatttttttaaagattcctttttgggctttttagcctttatttgttAGGACAGTGTAAAGAGTGAAAGGGGAAGTGGGAAGGCATGTCATGTAGGGATCAACCGATATATTTTTCCCAGAGctgatgccgataccgattatTATGAAATAGAGATACCGATAGCCGATATTTACAACCGAtatatgtctgctgtaaaaatcatagttgacacagaattaaaaaaaataaataaacactgacaaagaaacacCAGAGGCAGGATAAAAACTCAGAATAAAGAACTACATTTTAGATCTTTCAATAAATAGgaaaataaatcagttaaaaataaataaataagtaacgAAGTTGAAGAATATGCCAGCTAGAAAAAAAggattaataaaaataaatacacaataataataaatacaatatttaaaaaaggaaatgaaaaagtaaataaaataaaataaaataaagctcaaTTAAAAGGCAGGCTAAAAAAGTAGGTCTTGAGTTTGCTTTTAAGAGCCTagagtggtaaaaaaaaaatcacagatacCAGTAACCCTAAAAATTCATAATAATTGGCCAGACTGATTATCTGTCGACCCCTAATGCCATGCAGCAGAGAGCCTTATATTGAAATTGAACTTGCAGTCACTGTGGCAAGAACACAGCCTATGCATATTGGGCTCCTGTTCTACCAGTTGAGCTACTCAGCACTACCAAAATATGAAAACCTGTCCATGACTATTCAAGGATCCATGGTAGTTTTTTTCCTTGCCCGATGTTATCAGTCTCAAATTATATTTAAGCATTATTTCAGCTAGCAGGCATATATTAAGgaagagacaaagaaaatgaagaaacataCGCAATGGCAAACAAATAGGTGTCGCTCGTCAACAGAGAGCTATGTGATGTCGTCAGGTACAGACAATGATTGTACTGTTGTGTTACAGTACACACAGGTTCATCCGTGGGAGATTGCTGTAACAGTTCtgtcacacaaaacaaaattccaaaactttcaatgatttttattGATTCCATGAGatctgaaaaaaatgttttccatgACCATGAGAACCCTACATaatatattcacatttaagaagctggaatcagaaatttgccttttttttcttaaaaaactaCTCACATTATTTGGCAGTTGATATAATAGTTGACAACTTATCAATTAATCAGTGCAGCGCAACAGCAAGACCACACTGATCCAGgtccagatatttttttttaaaaaaacctaCTATACCTAGACTTGTCAAGTCTGGACTAGATCATACCAAAGATTATTTAATACACTGTTTCAGATGTGGTAAACCTCTATTCCTAAAATGACTTCCTTGAGATGAGAACATTACATGCTGTTGCTCTTCtctgttttgcagctgcagagCCCTCACTGACCGGCAGCACAGTGGAACATGGAGCCAAATGTGATGTCCCACCCTCAGCACAAGAAGAGCTTAACTTCTGTCTGAGTGCTGAGGTCTCGAGACCCTCTTACACCAGCGCAGATCTGGACAATAATACCTACCTGATGTCGGAGATAAAAGGAGAGCCGGAGGAACTTGGGAATTACAGTCAAACTCAAAAGATGTTTTTTCCTTCTCCTGAAAATGTGAAAAGCGAGCAAGTTCAGCCAGAGATCCCAGTTTCATATGAACTACAGCCACTTTCTTCAGACTGCTCTGCAGTTCAGAGTGAGAACAATGACAGCGATGAGGAGTTGATGAAGAGCAAAAGAGaacaaaccaaaacagtgaaaaggaaaggaaggatATTGCAAGGACAGGGTGTCAGCATTAACAAGACGGACCCAGCGTCGCTGCCTCGTGACAAAAGCTCTGCCAAAAGTGAAAAGCAACGCAGTTATTGCCATATTTGTGGCAAGGAATTCCAGTACATCGGCTCTTTGAtgaagcacatgaacacacatgagaGGAAAATCAATTGCACTGTCTGCGGGAAAACATACCACTCGACAAAGCAGCTGATAGCTCACGTGAAAAGtcaacacagcaaaacaagttTTTGTGACATTTGCGGCAAGACTTTTGCCAATGTCCACTGTCTCAGGGTGCACGACAAAACGCACAAAGGCATAAAAGAGTTTGCATGTGAAGAATGTGGCAAGACATTTTCCCAAAAAGGGAACCTGATTGTGCACGTGAGGACTCACTCTGGGGAGAAACCATATAAATGTGATACATGTGGGAAAGCGTTTAGTCAGAGCCAGAGCCTAACAATTCATAAAAGAATTCATTCAGGGGAGAAACCGTATGGTTGTGACCTTTGTGGCAAACAATTTATTACTCGCAATCACCTCAAGGTACACATGAGATTCcacacaggagaaaaaccatATCCTTGTGATATTTGCGGTAAACAgtttagccataggtcagtgaTGTCTATACATAGGACCACACATACAAAAGGGAAGCCATATGGCTGGTCTGGAGGTCCACCTGAAAACGAATTAAAGGCAGCTGCTAAGTGAAAACTGTTTTCAAATTATTGTGCTTTCTGTTTCGGTTAATGACGGAAACAAATATGTAAGTATTAATTGTTAACTGTTTAGTTTCATATGTAGTTAAGTTTTTAGTGGTTGTCTTTGCTACCTGTCTTCAGTTTGTAGGTCAGGTTTTGTCTTTGTTAAGTCTGTTTATGTTACTGTCTCACTTCCTGAGTTAAGTTCTGTTCACATGAACTTATTCATGGACCCAGAACTATGTTAACTGGGTTTAATTCTGTGTCATTTTTGGTTAAATAAACCccgattttttttaaaacccacCTGTGTCTCCTTATGTTTTCTAGCTTGGTCCCTCACATGGAGCTTTAACTGTTTGAAATTAACAGTGTTAAGTCTTTAAAATTGCTTTTTAGAACTGTACATGAGTTATATACTATTACAGTGGTTTCAGAAACTATTCAGAACTGCTTTGAGATGATTtaagctttgtgacatggtgcgttgccctgctggaagtagccatcagaagatgggtacactgtggtcataaagggatggacacggtcagcaacaatactcaggtaggctgtggtgtttaaaccatgctcagttggtactaaggggcccaaagtgtgccaagaaaatatcccccacaccattacaccaccaccaccaccagcctgaaccgttgatacaaggcaggatggatccatgctttcatgttgtttacaccaaattctgaccctaccatctgaatgtggcagcagaaatccagacgcatcagaccaggcaacgtttttccaatcttctattgtccagttttgctgagcctgtgtgaactgtagcctcagtttcctgttgttagctgacaggagtggcacctggtgtggtcttctgctgctgtagcccatcagcttcaaggttggacgtgttgttggttcagagatggtcttctgcagaccttggttgcaacaagtggttatttgagttactgttgtctttctatcatcttgaaccatcTTGAACCTGGCACCAACAAGGCATTTTTGCCCAGAGAAGTGCCGTTCACTTTTCAGATCATcttctgtaaaccctagagatggctgtgtgtgaaaatcccagtagatcagcagtttctgaaacactcagaccagccactctggcaccaacaaccataccacgttcaaagtcacttaaatcacctttcttccccatcctgatgctcagtttgaacttcagcaggtgtacctaataaagtggccggtgagtttATACAGTGTGTAGAATTAGATATGTTCTAGTTTTTAGTTTCgtttgtgttttttctattttgtttgTCATATACACTCTCCAGTGACCTGCTGCTGTCCATAacgtatttttttaaaatctctaTTTGGaatttaagcttttattttgaacgAAGTCAAACCGGAAGTTGTATTCTGGCTGCTAGCTAGCGCATCACAAGCTGTAGGTCCAAGCTACGCTAGCTGAGTTTATCTTCCAGCTGTCCAGTTATTATCGTCGATGTCTTTGTTTCGTACCCCTCACCGGAGACATGGACACCAAAATGTTTCAGCTGAGGTCGTTTGTTCACCAACGGCTGTACACAGCGGCAGAGGAGATCCTCGGAGAGGTGGAGAAAACTATAACGTTAGCTTTGTACGAAGCCGAAGTTTGTCGACCTAAAGAGGAGGCTGGAAGTCTGCGACGCCTGCTAGACCTCCAGCGAAAGAAACCAGGTTTGTGCTCCGGTttaatgtgatgtttggtaGCGTTTTAGTCCCGCATTACCAGACTTATTCCTGTATTTAGCTAGTAGTGTAGTGGTAGGAAAAAGTAGCTATATAGCAAATGATGTTGCTGACTGCTTTTCCGCGCATGCGCACAATCGCTCGTACATCTTCAAAGTAGAGGGAGGATATTGTAGTTTTTCACATTGAGTGTATGGTTAGAAAATGACTCTAGAAATGGAAACATTGCAGGCTGGTGGGTAACTTTTGCTCCTGTCtctgttttgcagctgcagagCCTTCACTGACCAGCAGCACAGTGGACCATGGAGATGAGTGTGAGAACCCAGGACCCTCAACCCCAGAAGAGTCTATCTTCAGGCTGAGCCCTGAGGCCCCGGGACCCTCTCAAACCAGCACAGATCTGGACAATAATAACTGGAACTACTGCTTGGTTCAGACAGACTTTAAGATGTTGCAGATAAAAGAAGAGCAGGAGGAACTTGGGGATGACAGTCAAACACAGGAGATGGTTTTTGTGAAAAGCGAGCAAGATGAGCCGGAGACACAAGTATCATATGAAATGCTGCCCCTTTCTTCAGACTGCTCTGCAGTACAAAGTGGGAACAATGACAGTGATGAGGAGGTGGTGAAGAGCACAGGAGAACAgaccaaaataatgaaaaggaaaggaaggatTTTGCAAGGACAAAGTGTCATTGTTAATGAGAAGGACCCAGCAGTGTTGCCTCATGACAAAAGTTCTGCTAAAGGTGAAAAGGAGCGCAGCTTTTGCCATTTTTGTGGCAAGGGATTCCAGTATATTGGCTCTTTGATGAAGCACATTAAATCACATGAGAACAATTTTGATTGCACTGTTTGTGGGAAAACATGCCAGTCGACACAGGAGCTGATAACTCATGTGAAAGGCTGtcacaacaaaacatatttttgtgacGCTTGTGGGAAGACTTTTGCCAATGTCCGTTGTCTCCGGCTGCATGAAAGAATACACACGGGAATAAAAGAGTTTGTGTGCCAAGAATGTGGCAAGACATTTTACCGAAGAGAGCACCTGATTGTGCACGTGAGGACTCACTCCGGGGAAAAACCGTATCACTGTGATATTTGCGGGAAAGCATTCAGTCAGAGCCAGAACCTTACCATTCACAAAAGAAGTCATTCAGGGGAGAAACCATATCAATGTGGCCTGTGTGGCAAACTTTTTAACACTAGCAGTCATCTCAAAACGCACATGAGATACCACTCAGGAGAAAAACCGTACCCGTGTGATATTTGCGGTAAATGTTTTCGCCAAAGTGGACAGATGACCAGACACAGGACCACACATACAGGAGAGAGGCCATATGGCTGCCATGTTTGCGGTATGAGATACAGGTTTGCACCAAATCTTAAGGTGCACCTGCAAACTCATGAAAAAGAAGCTGCTGAGTGACAGTCACATTAACTAGGCAGACCAACTCAGAGCTCAGATCATATTTACTGGTAAGTTAGATTTATCTAAAAAGATAATTGGAAGAAGTCCGATACTTGTTAACAGAAAATATGCTCGTAAATCCCTTTAGATTTCTGTTGATATAATTTAGActgctaaaatatgtttgcaCTTATCAAGATGGTTAACTGATCCCATCAGGTAAAACCAGTTTCACCTTGACCATCATTTTTTATGTTGTTCTGTGTAATGTCTTCTTATGGTGAAACCAAATTTCCACATGgaggacaataaagtttaatatCCTGAAGAAcctatttttgttgttgctttttttttacaccaaatgctaatttttagatttttaaaatctaaacttGACAGAAGTAGAATATGAAATTCATAATTATCTTTCTTTGTGTATAATAGGGGTGAAGTGATACATCAGTCTGTATCAATATATCAATCAAGATTGATGTGTTTGTATCTGGTGTTAATTGAGAGCAAGTTGGAGTCACAAAACTATCACTAAGTTTCAATGTCCTTGTCTGAGAATAACCAAAAGTAATTAGGCTAATGCTGATGCATAACTAATAATGTTGGATAAC
Protein-coding sequences here:
- the LOC125880147 gene encoding zinc finger protein 73-like, translated to MDTKMIKLRLFIHQRLYSAAEEILGEVEKTITSALCQPEVSGSEEEAGRHQRDIQRKKAAAEPSLTGSTVEHGAKCDVPPSAQEELNFCLSAEVSRPSYTSADLDNNTYLMSEIKGEPEELGNYSQTQKMFFPSPENVKSEQVQPEIPVSYELQPLSSDCSAVQSENNDSDEELMKSKREQTKTVKRKGRILQGQGVSINKTDPASLPRDKSSAKSEKQRSYCHICGKEFQYIGSLMKHMNTHERKINCTVCGKTYHSTKQLIAHVKSQHSKTSFCDICGKTFANVHCLRVHDKTHKGIKEFACEECGKTFSQKGNLIVHVRTHSGEKPYKCDTCGKAFSQSQSLTIHKRIHSGEKPYGCDLCGKQFITRNHLKVHMRFHTGEKPYPCDICGKQFSHRSVMSIHRTTHTKGKPYGWSGGPPENELKAAAK
- the LOC125880144 gene encoding zinc finger protein OZF-like, with product MDTKMFQLRSFVHQRLYTAAEEILGEVEKTITLALYEAEVCRPKEEAGSLRRLLDLQRKKPAAEPSLTSSTVDHGDECENPGPSTPEESIFRLSPEAPGPSQTSTDLDNNNWNYCLVQTDFKMLQIKEEQEELGDDSQTQEMVFVKSEQDEPETQVSYEMLPLSSDCSAVQSGNNDSDEEVVKSTGEQTKIMKRKGRILQGQSVIVNEKDPAVLPHDKSSAKGEKERSFCHFCGKGFQYIGSLMKHIKSHENNFDCTVCGKTCQSTQELITHVKGCHNKTYFCDACGKTFANVRCLRLHERIHTGIKEFVCQECGKTFYRREHLIVHVRTHSGEKPYHCDICGKAFSQSQNLTIHKRSHSGEKPYQCGLCGKLFNTSSHLKTHMRYHSGEKPYPCDICGKCFRQSGQMTRHRTTHTGERPYGCHVCGMRYRFAPNLKVHLQTHEKEAAE